From a single Micromonospora carbonacea genomic region:
- a CDS encoding cellulase family glycosylhydrolase: MTFRLREGRLLRDDEPFTALGVTYFPVRAGCRLWVDWDPDVVAADLRRIADAGLNTVRVFVFWRDFHPEPGHVDAQALARLRRLVELADAAGLSCVLSVLTLFMNGQLLDLPWRGGRSLWRDPEMLAAQETFVRAVAATVADRANVLALDLGDEISNVDPDEAATLTSAEVAHWYGRLVGAIRQVAPEVLVCQANNALTVLGGSAFGPATGRVLDLLAVHGFPLWSPGHIESTLSPKATQLPAFLARLAGAYGVALVDELGTYGASDEVAAAYLRASAASVLANGAAGVIVWCWQDSTSTAEPYDRRPAERMVGLHRADGTPKPAMAAYRQVVDAAPALVRTAGPARVAVWPVTGRPAGGGSYLDPHRDAVSPFFAYLLLKRLHVDADVVAAPAAGHRLLVCPSVDQVTLADLEHLRAALHRGATVYYSLGDHLHGFPGAELVGAEIVDYDLTGRDRQEIRWDGEVLPVDWAVAGAVPTTLRATSGRVLATYPDGTPAVVVNAVGAGRLVFTNVPFERQLDAAGRFALAPWERFYRRLTELAGVGPVVRCSDPEVEVVPVDGGVALVNHRDRAVTVRVGRDGDDPDADLVVDLTEKGWTVARLPMTPRRAASTTVGMA; encoded by the coding sequence ATGACGTTCCGCCTGCGCGAGGGCCGTCTGCTGCGTGACGACGAGCCGTTCACCGCCCTCGGGGTCACCTACTTCCCGGTCCGTGCCGGCTGCCGGCTGTGGGTCGACTGGGATCCCGACGTCGTCGCGGCCGACCTGCGCCGGATCGCCGACGCCGGCCTCAACACCGTCCGGGTGTTCGTCTTCTGGCGCGACTTCCACCCGGAGCCCGGGCACGTTGACGCGCAGGCGCTGGCCCGGCTGCGCCGACTGGTCGAGCTGGCCGACGCCGCCGGGCTGAGCTGCGTGCTGTCGGTGTTGACCCTGTTCATGAACGGCCAACTGCTGGACCTGCCGTGGCGGGGCGGGCGCAGCCTGTGGCGCGACCCGGAGATGCTGGCGGCCCAGGAGACGTTCGTGCGAGCGGTGGCCGCCACGGTCGCCGACCGCGCGAACGTCCTCGCGCTCGACCTGGGCGACGAGATCTCCAACGTGGACCCGGACGAGGCCGCGACGCTGACGTCGGCCGAGGTCGCCCACTGGTACGGACGGCTGGTCGGCGCGATCCGGCAGGTGGCCCCCGAGGTGCTGGTCTGCCAGGCCAACAACGCGCTGACCGTGCTCGGCGGGTCGGCCTTCGGGCCGGCCACCGGCCGGGTCCTCGACCTGCTGGCGGTGCACGGGTTCCCGCTCTGGTCGCCCGGGCACATCGAGTCCACGCTGTCGCCGAAGGCCACCCAGCTGCCGGCGTTCCTGGCCCGGCTGGCCGGCGCGTACGGGGTGGCCCTGGTCGACGAGCTCGGGACCTACGGCGCGAGCGACGAGGTCGCCGCGGCGTACCTGCGCGCCTCGGCCGCCTCGGTGCTGGCCAACGGCGCGGCCGGGGTGATCGTGTGGTGCTGGCAGGACAGCACCTCCACCGCCGAGCCCTACGACCGACGCCCGGCCGAGCGCATGGTCGGGCTGCACCGCGCCGACGGGACGCCCAAGCCGGCCATGGCGGCCTACCGGCAGGTCGTCGACGCCGCGCCGGCGCTGGTCCGCACGGCCGGACCGGCCAGGGTCGCGGTGTGGCCGGTGACCGGGCGGCCCGCCGGCGGCGGGTCCTACCTGGATCCCCACCGCGACGCCGTCTCGCCGTTCTTCGCCTACCTGTTGCTCAAACGCCTGCACGTGGACGCGGACGTGGTGGCGGCTCCGGCCGCCGGGCACCGCCTGCTGGTCTGCCCGTCGGTCGACCAGGTGACGCTTGCCGACCTGGAGCACCTGCGGGCCGCCCTGCACCGGGGGGCCACCGTGTACTACTCGCTGGGTGACCACCTGCACGGCTTCCCGGGGGCGGAGCTGGTCGGCGCCGAGATCGTCGACTACGACCTGACCGGCCGGGACCGGCAGGAGATCCGCTGGGACGGCGAGGTGCTGCCGGTGGACTGGGCCGTCGCGGGCGCGGTGCCCACCACGCTCCGGGCGACCTCCGGCCGGGTGCTGGCCACGTACCCGGACGGCACGCCCGCCGTCGTGGTCAACGCCGTCGGCGCGGGCCGGCTGGTGTTCACCAACGTCCCGTTCGAACGCCAGCTCGACGCGGCCGGGCGGTTCGCGCTCGCCCCGTGGGAACGGTTCTACCGGCGGCTCACCGAGCTGGCCGGGGTCGGTCCCGTCGTGCGCTGCTCGGACCCGGAGGTCGAGGTCGTGCCGGTCGACGGCGGCGTCGCCCTGGTCAACCACCGCGACCGCGCGGTGACCGTGCGGGTCGGCCGCGACGGCGACGACCCCGACGCGGATCTGGTCGTCGACCTCACCGAGAAGGGCTGGACCGTGGCACGACTCCCGATGACCCCCCGCAGGGCGGCCTCGACCACGGTGGGCATGGCATGA
- a CDS encoding DegT/DnrJ/EryC1/StrS family aminotransferase, with protein MRLADPVIGQEEIDAVVAVLRSGWLSAGPVTEAFEQEFAAAHDAPQAVAVSSGTAALHLAVAALDLGPGDEVIIPALGFVAAAEVVALHRATPVFADVRAAGDPVLTAAEVERLITPRTRAVITVHYAGYQADIAALAQLCRAGRLRLIEDSAHAPGVCVAGRMLGTWGDVGCFSFHATKNVTAGEGGMVLARDPALLDRIRRMRSHSIGTSPQQRMTGGSGGYDVADLGLNYRPTDLTSAIGRVQLGRLGVDRRIRRALTAGYRDLLGALPGLVVPFADRGAEDSAHHLMPVVLPAGTDRGPVRAALLAAGVQTSVHYPPMHRLSYYAAAASPLPVTDAIADRLLSLPLHRGMDEDDVRRVVHTLAAALRTPAREG; from the coding sequence GTGCGGCTGGCCGACCCGGTGATCGGTCAGGAGGAGATCGACGCCGTGGTCGCCGTGCTGCGCTCCGGCTGGCTGTCGGCCGGGCCGGTGACCGAGGCGTTCGAGCAGGAGTTCGCCGCGGCCCACGACGCCCCGCAGGCGGTGGCGGTGAGCAGCGGGACCGCCGCGCTGCACCTGGCCGTCGCCGCGCTCGACCTGGGCCCGGGCGACGAGGTGATCATCCCTGCGCTGGGCTTCGTCGCCGCCGCCGAGGTCGTCGCCCTGCACCGGGCCACGCCGGTGTTCGCCGACGTGCGCGCGGCCGGGGACCCGGTGCTGACCGCGGCCGAGGTGGAACGGCTGATCACCCCCCGGACCCGGGCGGTGATCACCGTGCACTACGCCGGCTACCAGGCCGACATCGCCGCGCTGGCGCAGCTGTGCCGGGCCGGTCGACTGCGGTTGATCGAGGACAGCGCGCACGCGCCGGGCGTGTGCGTGGCCGGCCGGATGCTGGGCACCTGGGGCGACGTCGGCTGCTTCAGCTTCCACGCCACCAAGAACGTCACCGCGGGCGAGGGCGGCATGGTGCTGGCCCGCGACCCCGCGCTGCTCGACCGGATCCGCCGGATGCGCTCGCACTCCATCGGCACCTCGCCGCAGCAGCGGATGACCGGCGGGTCCGGTGGCTACGACGTCGCCGACCTCGGGCTGAACTACCGGCCGACCGACCTGACCTCGGCGATCGGCCGGGTCCAGCTGGGCCGGCTCGGCGTCGACCGCCGGATCCGACGGGCGCTCACCGCCGGCTACCGCGACCTGCTCGGCGCGCTGCCCGGGCTGGTCGTGCCGTTCGCCGACCGGGGGGCCGAGGATTCCGCACACCACCTGATGCCGGTCGTGCTGCCCGCCGGGACCGACCGCGGTCCGGTACGCGCCGCGCTGCTCGCCGCGGGCGTGCAGACCTCGGTGCACTACCCGCCGATGCACCGGCTCAGCTACTACGCCGCCGCGGCCAGCCCGTTGCCGGTCACCGACGCCATCGCCGACCGGCTGCTGTCGCTGCCGCTGCATCGCGGGATGGATGAGGACGACGTGCGGCGGGTCGTGCACACCCTGGCGGCCGCGCTGCGCACCCCCGCGCGGGAGGGCTGA
- a CDS encoding nucleotide sugar dehydrogenase: protein MTTPPPEVAVVGLGYVGLPLAVALARAGVRVVGVDVNPDVRDAVTRARPPFFEPGLAEALAALDDGALTVADRLPDATPDAVIICVGTAVDPATGRCDLGPLRAAVTAATARITPDTLLVVRSTVPVGTCRDLVEPAMRRVTASPLLAFCPERIIQGSAMAELASLPQIIGGLDDASAKRAEALFAAVCPDRVLVSSLEAAEMIKLICNAHTDLIYGFGNEVALAATAFGLDATELIASANLRYPRPDLSRPGFVGGSCLTKDPYLLMHSAATAGHTEMPMVAAARRTNERVPGHAVERVVAALTDPDPGRLADAKVLVCGIAYKGRPETDDVRGSAATDVAALLRGRVRTLAGHDPIVRPERIAELGYQPVGLDEGVADADAVVLLSDHPGYATLTADKLLGRMRGRGVVFDMWGLLDAELTGVEGLTYLRLGRG, encoded by the coding sequence ATGACCACACCCCCGCCAGAGGTCGCCGTCGTCGGACTCGGCTACGTCGGCCTGCCGCTCGCGGTCGCCCTGGCCCGCGCCGGAGTCCGCGTCGTCGGAGTGGACGTCAACCCCGACGTCCGGGACGCGGTGACGCGCGCCCGGCCGCCGTTCTTCGAACCGGGGCTGGCCGAGGCGCTGGCCGCGCTGGACGACGGCGCGCTCACCGTGGCCGACCGGCTGCCCGACGCGACGCCCGACGCGGTGATCATCTGCGTGGGCACCGCGGTCGACCCGGCCACCGGCCGCTGCGACCTGGGCCCGCTGCGGGCCGCCGTCACCGCCGCGACCGCGCGGATCACCCCGGACACGCTGCTCGTGGTACGCAGCACCGTGCCCGTCGGCACCTGCCGCGATCTCGTCGAGCCGGCCATGCGACGCGTCACGGCCTCCCCGCTGCTGGCCTTCTGCCCCGAACGGATCATCCAGGGCTCGGCGATGGCCGAGCTGGCCTCGCTCCCGCAGATCATCGGGGGCCTGGACGACGCCTCGGCCAAGCGGGCCGAGGCCCTGTTCGCGGCGGTCTGCCCGGACCGCGTGCTGGTGTCCTCGCTGGAGGCCGCCGAGATGATCAAGCTGATCTGCAACGCGCACACCGACCTCATCTACGGGTTCGGCAACGAGGTGGCGCTGGCCGCCACGGCCTTTGGCCTGGACGCCACCGAGCTGATCGCCTCCGCCAACCTCCGTTACCCCCGGCCCGACCTGTCCCGACCCGGCTTCGTCGGCGGCAGCTGCCTGACGAAGGACCCGTACCTGCTGATGCACAGCGCGGCCACGGCCGGCCACACCGAGATGCCGATGGTCGCCGCGGCCCGGCGGACCAACGAGCGCGTGCCCGGCCACGCGGTCGAGCGGGTGGTCGCGGCCCTGACCGACCCGGACCCCGGCCGGCTCGCCGACGCGAAGGTCCTGGTGTGTGGCATCGCCTACAAGGGCCGCCCGGAGACCGACGACGTGCGCGGCAGCGCCGCCACCGACGTCGCCGCCCTGCTGCGCGGCCGGGTACGCACGCTGGCCGGCCACGACCCGATCGTCCGCCCGGAGCGGATCGCCGAGCTCGGCTACCAACCGGTCGGGCTGGACGAGGGGGTGGCCGACGCCGACGCGGTCGTGCTGCTGTCCGACCACCCCGGCTACGCCACGCTCACCGCGGACAAGCTGCTGGGCCGGATGCGCGGCCGCGGCGTCGTGTTCGACATGTGGGGCCTGCTCGACGCCGAGCTCACCGGCGTCGAGGGGCTCACCTACCTGCGGCTCGGCCGTGGCTGA
- a CDS encoding class I adenylate-forming enzyme family protein, producing the protein MPTDRRPACAPHADHDAVAALRERLTAHADERPDAPAVRWRTAAGWSGTTWRELAATARRVAARATAELPAGRAVVVATVNTGAHAAVLLGLLAAGFDVVLVEHDSSYLADPLSAVYAARPGAVVAAVDGPRPAATGELRRLAVEDLVAGAPQAEWPDRTPGAATVLQLTSGSTGEPRVAAVPLGAALRGGALYRDLFGLDERDTILAAVPLAHSFGFVGALCAAVLSGGTLALLVRFTGRGLVEGLDAGATALLATPFVYGLVPDLLHGRVRPDRLRVALCSGGPLTPAAAGAAGGRLGCPVRQVYGSTETGLIACQSGRSRPWPAEGVGGFVPGVRWRVEPVRGSAAGRLLVRTSTMFTGYVGRGGAEALRPDGYYDTGDLVDVDDAGDVTIVGRKATFINVGGRKVNPRRLERLIGELPGVRAVHVCGLPDARGNEEIHAVVELTPGTDPAAVVAGCRQRLTAYEVPHHVHAVDRLPRTALGKVAAPALRDLIAGRGAGAPGGTTATRRSTRT; encoded by the coding sequence GCCCACGCCGACGAGCGCCCGGACGCCCCGGCCGTCCGCTGGCGTACCGCCGCCGGCTGGTCCGGGACGACCTGGCGGGAACTGGCCGCGACCGCGCGGCGGGTGGCCGCCCGCGCGACCGCCGAGCTGCCCGCCGGCCGCGCGGTCGTGGTGGCGACGGTCAACACCGGCGCGCACGCGGCCGTGCTGCTCGGCCTGCTGGCCGCCGGGTTCGACGTCGTCCTGGTCGAGCACGACAGCTCCTACCTGGCCGACCCGTTGTCCGCGGTGTACGCGGCCCGACCGGGCGCGGTGGTGGCGGCGGTGGACGGCCCGCGGCCCGCGGCGACGGGGGAACTGCGCCGGCTGGCCGTCGAGGACCTGGTCGCCGGCGCGCCGCAGGCGGAGTGGCCGGACCGGACGCCCGGTGCGGCGACCGTGCTGCAACTGACCTCCGGATCGACCGGCGAACCCCGGGTGGCCGCGGTCCCGCTGGGAGCGGCGTTGCGCGGGGGCGCGCTCTACCGCGACCTGTTCGGCCTGGACGAGCGGGACACGATCCTGGCCGCCGTTCCGCTCGCCCACTCGTTCGGGTTCGTCGGGGCGCTGTGCGCCGCGGTGCTGTCCGGCGGCACGCTCGCGCTGCTGGTGCGGTTCACCGGGCGCGGCCTGGTCGAGGGGCTCGACGCGGGCGCGACCGCGCTGCTGGCCACGCCGTTCGTGTACGGCCTGGTCCCGGACCTCCTGCACGGGCGGGTCCGGCCGGACCGGCTGCGGGTCGCCCTCTGCTCGGGCGGGCCGCTCACCCCGGCGGCGGCCGGGGCGGCCGGCGGTCGCCTCGGCTGCCCGGTCCGCCAGGTCTACGGCTCGACCGAGACCGGGCTGATCGCCTGCCAGTCCGGCCGGTCCCGGCCGTGGCCGGCCGAGGGGGTCGGCGGCTTCGTCCCCGGCGTGCGGTGGCGGGTCGAGCCGGTCCGGGGCTCCGCCGCCGGGCGTCTGCTGGTGCGGACCTCGACGATGTTCACCGGCTACGTCGGCCGGGGCGGGGCCGAGGCACTGCGCCCGGACGGCTACTACGACACCGGCGACCTGGTCGACGTCGACGACGCCGGGGACGTGACGATCGTCGGCCGCAAGGCGACCTTCATCAACGTCGGCGGCCGCAAGGTCAACCCGCGCAGGCTGGAGCGGCTGATCGGTGAGCTGCCCGGCGTGCGCGCGGTGCACGTCTGCGGGCTGCCGGACGCCCGCGGCAACGAGGAGATCCACGCCGTCGTCGAGCTGACGCCCGGCACCGACCCGGCGGCGGTGGTCGCCGGCTGCCGGCAGCGGCTGACCGCCTACGAGGTCCCGCACCACGTCCATGCCGTCGACCGGCTGCCGCGCACCGCGCTCGGCAAGGTCGCCGCCCCCGCGCTGCGGGACCTGATCGCCGGTCGGGGCGCCGGTGCGCCGGGCGGCACCACCGCCACGAGGAGGAGTACCCGAACATGA
- a CDS encoding transglutaminase domain-containing protein, which produces MSSSWSVHSAYSDPGRHRALFAELRGEVPRICAAARNVIAHYRIELPELPPARHDEIHSRWLEAILELDQERHPGPLTTPRATAEKVAGCCRDHVLFVVGALRDRGVAARSRVGFASYLAEGYFLDHVVAEYRAGDRWRRVDPEFAPGSVEFDVEDMPTGPGAPFRTAAQVWLAHRSGETDAELYRVSPESELGGPGFIRDCVVTELAHRQKDELLLWDAWGDAAHQVDDPLVDELAELLVRADAGDDTAERELARRYRDDPRLHPGDAVTQYSPYGQPPRAVRLR; this is translated from the coding sequence ATGTCAAGCAGCTGGTCCGTGCACAGCGCCTACTCCGATCCCGGCCGCCACCGGGCGCTGTTCGCGGAGCTGCGCGGCGAGGTGCCGCGCATCTGCGCGGCCGCGCGCAACGTCATCGCGCACTATCGCATCGAGCTGCCCGAGCTGCCCCCGGCGCGGCACGACGAGATTCACAGCCGCTGGTTGGAGGCCATCCTGGAGCTCGACCAGGAGCGCCACCCGGGGCCGCTGACGACGCCGAGGGCGACCGCGGAGAAGGTCGCCGGCTGCTGCCGCGACCACGTGCTGTTCGTCGTCGGCGCGCTGCGCGACCGTGGCGTGGCGGCGCGCAGCCGCGTCGGGTTCGCCTCCTACCTGGCCGAGGGCTACTTCCTGGACCACGTCGTCGCGGAATACCGGGCCGGCGACCGGTGGCGTCGCGTCGACCCCGAGTTCGCCCCCGGCTCGGTCGAGTTCGACGTCGAGGACATGCCCACCGGGCCGGGCGCCCCGTTCCGGACGGCGGCCCAGGTCTGGCTGGCCCACCGGTCGGGGGAGACCGACGCCGAGCTGTACCGGGTGTCCCCGGAGTCGGAGCTGGGTGGGCCAGGGTTCATCCGCGACTGCGTGGTCACCGAGCTCGCCCACCGGCAGAAGGACGAGCTGCTGCTCTGGGACGCCTGGGGCGACGCGGCGCACCAGGTCGACGACCCGCTGGTCGACGAGCTGGCCGAGCTGCTCGTCCGGGCCGACGCCGGCGACGACACCGCCGAGCGCGAGCTGGCCCGGCGCTACCGCGACGACCCGCGCCTGCACCCCGGCGACGCCGTCACCCAGTACTCCCCCTACGGCCAGCCGCCCCGCGCGGTCCGGCTGCGCTGA
- a CDS encoding NAD-dependent epimerase/dehydratase family protein has translation MADRALVTGGAGFIGLHLVRRLLDEGVQVTVLDDFSRGADDPELHALAGDVQLVRHDLTTPLPADLDRCDAVYHLAGVVGVQRVTDRPVHTMRTNVLATVSLLDWCARTQPSVLFLSSTSEVGDGAATAGLAELPVPEDAPFVLGEPRSPRTSYALSKLVAEYLFLHAGPPGRVRVARFYNVYGPRMGNEHVVPQLIERALAGTDPFPLYGGQQTRAFCHVDDAVEAVLRLCALPEPDPLVVNIGNDREEVEILDLARRICALAGLRPEFAVRPVPGGPRRRLPDLTRLRGLTGYEPAVTLDAGLRATFDWYAAHRSAS, from the coding sequence GTGGCTGACCGCGCCCTGGTCACCGGAGGGGCCGGGTTCATCGGCCTGCACCTGGTGCGACGACTACTCGACGAGGGCGTGCAGGTCACCGTCCTGGACGACTTCTCCCGCGGCGCCGACGACCCCGAGCTGCACGCCCTCGCCGGCGACGTGCAGCTGGTCCGCCACGACCTGACCACACCGCTGCCCGCGGACCTCGACCGGTGCGACGCCGTCTACCACCTGGCCGGGGTGGTCGGCGTGCAGCGGGTCACCGACCGGCCGGTGCACACCATGCGCACCAACGTGCTGGCCACCGTCTCGCTGCTCGACTGGTGCGCCCGGACCCAGCCGAGCGTGCTGTTCCTCAGCTCCACCAGCGAGGTCGGCGACGGCGCCGCGACCGCGGGGCTGGCCGAACTGCCGGTCCCGGAGGACGCGCCGTTCGTGCTGGGCGAGCCGCGATCGCCGCGCACGTCCTACGCGTTGAGCAAGCTCGTCGCCGAGTACCTGTTCCTGCACGCCGGCCCGCCGGGCCGGGTGCGGGTGGCCCGCTTCTACAACGTCTACGGCCCACGGATGGGCAACGAGCACGTGGTGCCGCAGCTGATCGAGCGGGCCCTGGCCGGCACCGACCCGTTCCCGCTCTACGGCGGGCAGCAGACCAGGGCGTTCTGCCACGTCGACGACGCGGTCGAGGCGGTGCTGCGGCTGTGCGCGTTGCCTGAGCCGGATCCGCTGGTCGTCAACATCGGCAACGACCGGGAGGAGGTCGAGATCCTCGACCTCGCCCGACGGATCTGCGCCCTCGCCGGGCTGCGCCCCGAGTTCGCCGTGCGGCCGGTCCCCGGCGGCCCGCGCCGCCGGCTGCCCGACCTGACCCGGCTGCGTGGGCTGACCGGCTACGAGCCGGCCGTCACCCTCGACGCCGGGCTGCGGGCGACGTTCGACTGGTACGCGGCGCACCGGAGCGCGTCGTGA
- a CDS encoding glycosyltransferase family 4 protein, translated as MSRVLIAFGGYGGEWSGAERMAWKTAEHLAVHGHTGAVLTDSLPPQPPDAGPWPRIADPREFGRPDVVHAFDLARPKQVAVALSTATDLGCPFVLTPATAVELWPDPELGRAACRAAAAVYVLTSAEADNVVAAGADPAAIRYVPQAPHLDGAVDPSGLRARFAGATGTVLFLSRRTAFKGYPVLLAAAPLVRRSRPGTAFWLAGPGADGPATSTADGLHDFGVVDATVKHELLAAADLLCLPSTSDVYPLVFVEAWACGTPVVSGPFQGAREVVRHGVDGLVVDAEPGALAEALVGLLADEPRRRAMGAAGRRRVGRENTWAQVAAAVAAGYPTESARLPVSGGER; from the coding sequence GTGAGCCGGGTCCTGATCGCCTTCGGCGGCTACGGCGGCGAGTGGAGCGGGGCCGAGCGGATGGCCTGGAAGACCGCCGAGCACCTCGCGGTGCACGGGCACACGGGCGCCGTGCTGACCGACTCGCTGCCACCGCAGCCGCCGGACGCCGGCCCGTGGCCGCGCATCGCCGACCCGCGCGAGTTCGGCCGCCCGGACGTGGTCCACGCCTTCGACCTCGCCCGCCCGAAGCAGGTGGCGGTGGCGCTGAGCACCGCCACCGACCTCGGGTGCCCGTTCGTGCTCACCCCGGCGACCGCCGTCGAGCTCTGGCCCGATCCCGAGCTGGGGCGGGCGGCCTGCCGGGCGGCCGCCGCGGTCTACGTGCTGACCAGTGCCGAGGCCGACAACGTCGTCGCCGCCGGAGCGGACCCGGCGGCGATCCGGTACGTCCCGCAGGCCCCGCACCTGGACGGGGCGGTGGACCCGAGCGGGCTGCGGGCCCGCTTCGCGGGGGCCACCGGAACCGTGCTGTTCCTGAGCCGCCGGACCGCGTTCAAGGGCTACCCGGTGCTGCTCGCGGCCGCGCCGCTGGTCCGGCGCAGCCGCCCGGGGACGGCGTTCTGGCTGGCCGGACCGGGTGCGGACGGCCCGGCCACCTCGACCGCCGACGGGCTGCACGACTTCGGCGTCGTCGACGCCACGGTCAAGCACGAGCTGCTGGCCGCCGCGGACCTGCTCTGCCTGCCCTCGACCTCCGACGTGTACCCGCTGGTCTTCGTCGAGGCCTGGGCCTGCGGCACGCCGGTGGTCAGCGGCCCGTTCCAGGGCGCGCGCGAGGTGGTCCGGCACGGCGTGGACGGCCTGGTGGTCGACGCCGAACCCGGCGCGCTGGCGGAGGCGCTGGTCGGCCTGCTGGCCGACGAGCCGAGACGCCGCGCGATGGGCGCGGCGGGCCGCCGGCGCGTCGGACGGGAGAACACCTGGGCGCAGGTGGCGGCCGCGGTGGCGGCGGGCTACCCGACGGAGTCCGCGCGGCTCCCGGTCTCCGGCGGTGAGCGGTGA
- a CDS encoding helix-turn-helix transcriptional regulator has protein sequence MANADSINQTVRPADVPAPIGVAVLVGNEVTRRGLESILTDLPGVAEVSYHLGVAEAQAALATGRVDVLLVTSSAGRAALSVAGGGARVLVLVDDGSGVQELFGVATRPPDGIVLLADLTPDGLAEALHRTATGQTHVPDRLARELMDQARVELSTPTHPARLTARESEAMGLMAEGMSNKQIAGRLGISSHGAKRLVASLMLKLGSPNRTAAVVNAIKSGLVR, from the coding sequence ATGGCGAATGCGGACTCGATCAATCAAACGGTACGGCCCGCCGACGTCCCGGCCCCGATCGGGGTGGCCGTGCTGGTCGGCAACGAGGTCACCCGACGGGGTCTCGAGTCGATCCTGACCGACCTGCCGGGGGTCGCCGAGGTCTCCTACCACCTGGGTGTGGCCGAGGCCCAGGCTGCGCTCGCGACCGGACGGGTCGACGTCCTGCTGGTCACCAGCTCGGCCGGCAGGGCGGCGCTGTCGGTGGCCGGGGGCGGGGCCAGGGTCCTGGTCCTGGTCGACGACGGCAGCGGCGTCCAGGAGCTGTTCGGCGTCGCGACGCGCCCGCCCGACGGCATCGTGCTGCTGGCCGACCTGACGCCGGACGGGCTGGCCGAGGCGCTGCACCGGACCGCGACCGGGCAGACCCACGTGCCCGACCGGCTGGCCCGCGAGCTGATGGACCAGGCCCGGGTGGAGCTGTCGACGCCGACGCACCCGGCACGGCTCACCGCCCGGGAGAGCGAGGCGATGGGGCTGATGGCCGAGGGCATGAGCAACAAGCAGATCGCCGGACGCCTGGGCATCTCCAGCCACGGGGCCAAGCGGCTGGTGGCCAGCCTGATGCTCAAGCTCGGCTCGCCGAACCGCACCGCGGCCGTGGTCAACGCGATCAAGTCCGGCCTGGTCCGGTGA
- a CDS encoding alcohol dehydrogenase catalytic domain-containing protein, with the protein MRGVVYRGPRHVEVVDDLPMPRLESERDAVVRVTRAAICGSDLHPYRGEMPGFAPGTVLGHEFAGVVTERGSQVPFAVGERVVASYLIGCGRCPRCARGWHYHCPSATLFGYSTVVGDAVAGGQAEYVRVPFADVVLGPVPAAVTDEQALFAGDVLATAHAAVTDAHVGPDRLVGVVGAGPVGLMAALCAAELGATVVVCDVDPARRERAGALVPAVVEPERLAATMQRMRGRDEAAVVIEAVGSGAALACAVDAAGPHGTVLVVGAHGADDVAFPAGRAFVQELTLRFAVGNPIRSRDPVMALLRTGRVDPSALVSHRLPLAEAARGYELFDTRVADKVILLPSADPF; encoded by the coding sequence ATGAGGGGGGTCGTCTACCGCGGCCCGCGGCACGTCGAGGTCGTCGACGACCTGCCGATGCCCCGGCTGGAGTCCGAACGCGACGCCGTCGTGCGGGTCACCCGCGCCGCGATCTGCGGCAGCGACCTGCACCCCTACCGCGGCGAGATGCCCGGCTTCGCCCCGGGCACCGTGCTCGGGCACGAATTCGCCGGGGTGGTCACCGAGCGTGGGTCGCAGGTGCCGTTCGCGGTCGGCGAGCGGGTCGTCGCCTCGTACCTCATCGGCTGCGGCCGGTGTCCGCGGTGCGCGCGCGGCTGGCACTACCACTGCCCGTCGGCGACGCTGTTCGGCTACTCCACCGTCGTCGGCGACGCCGTCGCCGGCGGGCAGGCCGAGTACGTCCGGGTGCCGTTCGCCGACGTCGTGCTGGGGCCGGTGCCGGCGGCGGTCACCGACGAGCAGGCGCTGTTCGCCGGGGACGTCCTGGCCACCGCCCACGCCGCGGTCACCGACGCGCACGTCGGGCCGGACCGCCTGGTCGGGGTCGTCGGGGCCGGGCCGGTCGGGCTGATGGCCGCCCTGTGCGCCGCCGAACTGGGCGCCACGGTCGTGGTCTGCGACGTCGACCCGGCCCGGCGGGAGCGGGCCGGCGCGCTGGTGCCGGCGGTGGTGGAGCCCGAACGGCTCGCCGCGACGATGCAACGGATGCGCGGCCGGGACGAGGCCGCGGTCGTCATCGAGGCGGTCGGTTCCGGGGCGGCGCTGGCCTGCGCGGTCGACGCGGCGGGGCCGCACGGCACGGTGCTGGTCGTCGGCGCGCACGGCGCCGACGACGTCGCCTTCCCGGCCGGCCGGGCGTTCGTCCAGGAACTCACCCTGCGGTTCGCGGTGGGGAACCCGATCCGCTCCCGCGACCCGGTGATGGCGCTGCTGCGCACCGGTCGGGTCGACCCGAGCGCCCTGGTCTCGCACCGGCTGCCGCTGGCCGAGGCGGCCCGCGGCTACGAGCTGTTCGACACGCGGGTCGCCGACAAGGTCATCCTGCTGCCGTCGGCGGACCCGTTCTGA